The Rhododendron vialii isolate Sample 1 chromosome 8a, ASM3025357v1 genome has a window encoding:
- the LOC131335877 gene encoding uncharacterized GPI-anchored protein At4g28100 yields the protein MSLNYLFTIVFLAFPLTVVPALPVLPEPDPASIQPFSVTPSLAATIPAFPEQSDVAGCPLDLPDELFHGVRSACAVRSRSSDQLLRSRCCPVLAAWLYSAYSETALGIRPNRVPQTASSYDLPLLPDDSETCVVGFRKALNDRGIELAEPNKTCDMASCYCGIRLHPLSCPAAFTVSENGKLIGDRKSVKRLERDCSAGPGLAGCSKCLNSLYKLKEHKTGNTSKSEDRTSKMHDRDCEVMGLTWLLAMNRSAYIHTVSSVLRAIMMGTDGSDPHSCSLNIDGMPLAVDSSEVDVQSSSNTLHLPDVLSAILISLLCTSLIVSTAKF from the exons ATGTCCCTCAACTATCTGTTCACAATTGTCTTTCTGGCCTTTCCGCTCACAGTAGTGCCAGCACTTCCGGTACTTCCGGAGCCGGATCCGGCTTCCATCCAACCCTTCTCGGTAACCCCATCGCTGGCAGCCACCATACCGGCGTTCCCTGAGCAATCTGACGTCGCCGGCTGCCCCCTGGACCTCCCCGACGAGCTCTTTCACGGCGTCAGATCCGCATGCGCCGTCAGATCCCGATCGAGTGATCAGCTCCTCCGGAGCAGGTGCTGCCCGGTTCTCGCCGCCTGGCTCTACTCCGCCTACTCGGAGACGGCTCTGGGAATTAGACCCAACAGGGTGCCCCAAACAGCGTCGTCGTACGACCTCCCCCTCCTCCCCGACGACTCGGAGACCTGCGTGGTCGGCTTCCGAAAGGCTCTTAACGACAGAGGCATAGAATTAGCGGAGCCAAACAAGACCTGCGACATGGCGAGCTGTTATTGCGGCATAAGATTGCACCCGCTGAGCTGCCCGGCAGCGTTCACCGTGTCGGAAAACGGGAAGCTCATCGGTGATCGTAAGAGTGTTaagagattggagagagattgcTCCGCTGGTCCGGGCCTTGCTGGGTGTTCCAAGTGCTTGAACAGTCTCTACAAG CTGAAGGAGCACAAAACTGGAAATACAAGCAAATCCGAGGACAGGACGAGCAAAATGCACGATAGAGACTGTGAAGTAATGGGCTTGACTTGGCTACTTGCAATGAACCGGTCCGCTTACATTCACACTGTTTCTTCAGTCCTGAGAGCCATCATGATGGGAACGGACGGCTCCGATCCTCACTCTTGCAGTCTTAACATTGACGGAATGCCCCTAGCTGTTGATTCTTCTGAGGTTGACGTCCAGTCTTCATCAAACACCCTCCATTTACCGGATGTTCTCTCTGCAATATTGATTTCATTGCTTTGCACGAGCCTGATTGTATCAACCGCCAAGTTCTAA